The following DNA comes from Acidobacteriota bacterium.
CGAGGGCCGCCGGGTCGGCGAGGACCAGGATCCCCGCGGTCATGAGGGCCGCTCTTGCGGAGCGGCAGATCGATAAATGCACTTTCATGTCTCCTTTGTGGGTTCAGAACCGAAGGGTGCGGCCCCGAGATCGGGCGCCGCCGGTGGCTACGCCGCGCTCGTGCAGTAGCGGCACTTCTTCGCGACGGCGAGGATCTTCTCGCCGCACTGGCCGCAGTCCTTCATGGCGGGGCCCGGAGCCGCGGGGGGCTCCTTCATGAAGAACTTCGTGATCATGAAGACGCAGAACGCGACGATGACGAAGTCGACCATCGTGTTGATAAAGAGGCCGTAGTTCAGCGTCGGCGCCCCGGCTGCGCGCGCCGCCGCGAGGGAGTCGAACTTCTGGCCGCTGAGGTTGAGGAAGAGGCTGCTGAAGTCCACCTTGCCCAGAACGAGCCCGATGGGCGGCATGAGCAGATCGGCGACCAGCGAGGAGACGACTTTTCCGGCGGCCCCTCCGATGATGACGCCGACCGCCAGGGCCAGCGCGTTCGTCTTGAGCAGGAACTCCTTGAATTCTTTCAAGCGGCACCTCGTCCGTGAGCGCCCGCGCGCGCGGCAGGATCCTCTATTCAGCGGGGCGCCAGTCTAGCCGAGAACCTTGGCCGTCGTAAAGAATCCAGCGGATGGAATGGGCGCCTGCGGTGCGGGGGTTTTCGGGCGGTTCTGCGTCAGTGGACGGCAGCGGCCGTCCTCTCGGCGATGAGGGCGTCGAGCTCCCTCCGGAGGACCTCGAGGACCTCCTGGTACGAGTACGCGCCGACCGTCTCCTCGCCGCGCTTGAGGTTGACCGTGCGGGGACCGCACCACAGTCCGAGATCGGCGTCGTCGGTCTCGCCGGGGCCGTTCACGCGGCACCCCATCACCGCGATCGTGATGGCGTGATCGCGGGCGTACGCGGTGACGTCGCGCACCCTCTCGGCGAGATCGACGAAGGCGTCGTTCTCGACGCGCGAGCAGGAGGGGCACGAGATGATGTTCAGCGCCCTGTTCTCGAAGACCGGGACCGATCGGAACCGGCCGGCGGCGATGTCGTCGAGGATCTTCCTCCCCGCGGCGATCTCCTCCTTCTTGCGGTCGTTCGGCACCGTCAGCGAGACGCGGATCGTGTCGCCGATCCCCCGCGAGAGGAGCTGCTCGAACGCGACGCGCGTCTTGACGATGCCGTCGGGGGGCAGACCCGCCTCGGTCACCCCGAGATGGAGCGGCACGTCGGGCCTCAGGGCGGCGAAGCGGCGGTTCGCGTCGATGACCTTCTTCGGGTCGGAGTCCTTGAGCGACACGACGAACCGCCGGAACCCGAGCGACTCGAGCATCTCCGCGTGCTCGCGCGCCGACTCGACCATCTCGGCGACGTCGTCGTCGCCGAACATCCCCTTCTTGGCGGGGTCCACCGATCCGCAGTTCACGCCGATCCGCAGCGCGCAGCCGTGGCGGTCGGCGGTCTCCGCGAGGAAGGAGACCTTCTCGAGGATGGGGCGGCTCGTCTCGTGGTGGTGGAGGTGCCCGGGATTGTAGCGGAGCTTGTCGACGTGCGGCGCCACCATGGACGCGAGCCGGTAATTCTCCTGGAGGTCGACCGAGAGGGCGACGCGCGTCTCCCCGCGGATCGGCTCGAGGGCGCGCGCGTCGCGCTCCGAGTCGACGGCGATCCGGACGATGTCGGCGCCGGCTTCCTCGAGCTGCCGGACCTGGGCGACCGTCGCGGCGACGTCCTGCGTCTTCGTGGCGGTCATCGACTGGACGGCGACCGGGTGGCCGCCCCCCACGTGCGTGCTCCCGATCCGCACGTCGCGGGTGGGATTGCGGGGGCCTGCCTTCGTCTCGCTCATGGCCCGCATTCTAGCAGGAGCCCGTGCGCCTCCGCACGGTCAGGGGCAGACGTTCGAGTGCTCCCGCTCCACGCCGTTGTCGTCCACGCCCCGCGATCCCTCCACGCCG
Coding sequences within:
- the mscL gene encoding large conductance mechanosensitive channel protein MscL, yielding MKEFKEFLLKTNALALAVGVIIGGAAGKVVSSLVADLLMPPIGLVLGKVDFSSLFLNLSGQKFDSLAAARAAGAPTLNYGLFINTMVDFVIVAFCVFMITKFFMKEPPAAPGPAMKDCGQCGEKILAVAKKCRYCTSAA
- the ispG gene encoding (E)-4-hydroxy-3-methylbut-2-enyl-diphosphate synthase, giving the protein MSETKAGPRNPTRDVRIGSTHVGGGHPVAVQSMTATKTQDVAATVAQVRQLEEAGADIVRIAVDSERDARALEPIRGETRVALSVDLQENYRLASMVAPHVDKLRYNPGHLHHHETSRPILEKVSFLAETADRHGCALRIGVNCGSVDPAKKGMFGDDDVAEMVESAREHAEMLESLGFRRFVVSLKDSDPKKVIDANRRFAALRPDVPLHLGVTEAGLPPDGIVKTRVAFEQLLSRGIGDTIRVSLTVPNDRKKEEIAAGRKILDDIAAGRFRSVPVFENRALNIISCPSCSRVENDAFVDLAERVRDVTAYARDHAITIAVMGCRVNGPGETDDADLGLWCGPRTVNLKRGEETVGAYSYQEVLEVLRRELDALIAERTAAAVH